A single window of uncultured Pseudodesulfovibrio sp. DNA harbors:
- a CDS encoding flagellar hook assembly protein FlgD has translation MGYIDNGGMILGAQEQRLAASNSPEHKSKMDQDSFLTILVAQLTHQDPLNPMEDTEMTSQLAEFSSLEQLTNINDGIKSLGSSMQQSDMLSAVSFIGKEVKAEGYKISMNEGNASTIYYGFGEPVSKIMMNIYDSEGAIVRSVELGSKKAGSYQYEWDGKNEAGQKLPDGQYGIGILGEDLNGKHVMVQTEISGRVDAVVNEKGTQYLRLSDGRFVSFLNVKEVVDPGTDPVVDPSEDENDEKE, from the coding sequence ATGGGTTACATAGACAATGGTGGAATGATTCTCGGGGCACAGGAGCAGCGACTCGCCGCATCCAACTCCCCAGAGCACAAATCGAAAATGGACCAGGATTCATTCCTGACCATCCTGGTGGCACAGCTTACCCATCAGGATCCGCTCAATCCAATGGAGGACACAGAGATGACCTCCCAGTTGGCAGAGTTCTCAAGCCTTGAGCAGCTCACCAACATCAACGACGGCATCAAGTCGCTGGGTAGCTCCATGCAACAAAGCGACATGCTCTCCGCCGTCAGCTTCATCGGCAAAGAAGTCAAGGCTGAAGGTTACAAGATCAGCATGAACGAAGGCAACGCCTCGACCATTTATTATGGTTTTGGTGAACCTGTCTCGAAAATCATGATGAACATCTACGATTCCGAAGGCGCCATCGTTCGGTCTGTCGAGTTGGGAAGCAAGAAAGCCGGGTCGTATCAGTACGAGTGGGATGGCAAGAACGAAGCGGGTCAAAAATTGCCCGATGGCCAATACGGCATCGGTATCCTTGGTGAAGATCTCAACGGCAAACACGTCATGGTCCAAACGGAAATTTCCGGCAGGGTCGATGCCGTAGTCAACGAAAAGGGCACACAATATCTGCGCCTGAGCGATGGTAGATTTGTCAGTTTCCTCAACGTCAAGGAAGTGGTTGATCCCGGCACAGATCCGGTGGTGGACCCCTCAGAAGATGAGAACGACGAAAAAGAATAG
- a CDS encoding flagellar hook-length control protein FliK, whose translation MQNIPGIAIEKTTEQLPVVKIASANKGDQHALFADLFNEHANMVENELALAPVSSQEQMLESAPDTDTQEEAVNAAGTKVPVQEEPEPEVDARDSLMTQEDFDEVKDDLEAYGMSEEEITEIEDKINSEDGMTWEQFVSTVAQSMAEMRTHEFSDEQKGKLNSFFSKFGFTDKESEKLIGDLENGNQAKVMKALQAKVDAMPQGKQLLFNKQEIEAFTSALSFSKEFTAKVQELFGTNSLPKDVKQAFTLIRQEMGKMDSKDQELVRTITKGFVNAMGDSAKESTLARQVSEAVDLKPRVAEDSLKTEVNENFKQVTQDRKDSLPDAKVRDHSEKNLADKVEIKTDAKPDANTDSPEQQKTESDEHWTNLLGKVNDDGSHSAQGKVQTKTEDTTQTLKTGLTTTTETGTKTKAWEKVSAPKVMKQVDNAFIKTLNNGGKQLTLQLTPENLGKLSIVLQVNGKEVSASIRAESPEAAKIINENIDIIKNSLENQGLKVEKLDVQTGLANNQDAHDWFGQEQHNMARDQEAMVAMRNHMKNMRNGDGGMVARDLQLLREQAINAAHGLHVIA comes from the coding sequence ATGCAAAATATTCCCGGCATCGCCATAGAAAAGACAACCGAACAACTTCCGGTGGTGAAAATAGCCTCCGCCAACAAGGGTGATCAACACGCCCTGTTCGCTGATCTGTTCAATGAGCACGCCAATATGGTCGAGAACGAACTCGCCCTGGCACCTGTCTCCTCTCAGGAACAAATGCTCGAATCCGCTCCTGATACTGACACACAGGAAGAAGCAGTTAATGCCGCCGGCACCAAAGTCCCGGTTCAGGAAGAACCAGAGCCCGAAGTGGATGCACGCGACTCCCTGATGACTCAAGAAGATTTCGACGAAGTCAAGGACGACCTTGAAGCATATGGGATGAGCGAAGAAGAAATCACTGAAATTGAAGATAAGATAAATAGTGAAGACGGTATGACGTGGGAGCAATTTGTCTCCACTGTGGCCCAAAGTATGGCCGAAATGCGAACACACGAATTTTCAGATGAACAAAAAGGAAAACTGAATTCTTTCTTTTCAAAATTTGGCTTTACGGACAAGGAAAGTGAAAAACTGATCGGCGATCTGGAAAACGGCAATCAGGCCAAAGTCATGAAGGCTCTCCAGGCCAAAGTCGACGCTATGCCGCAAGGTAAGCAATTGCTGTTTAACAAGCAGGAGATAGAAGCTTTCACTTCGGCTCTGAGCTTTTCCAAAGAATTCACCGCCAAGGTACAGGAGCTTTTCGGCACCAATTCCTTGCCTAAAGACGTCAAGCAAGCCTTTACCCTGATACGTCAGGAAATGGGAAAGATGGACTCAAAGGATCAGGAACTGGTTCGCACAATCACCAAAGGCTTTGTCAATGCCATGGGCGACTCTGCCAAGGAAAGCACTCTTGCGCGTCAAGTTTCCGAAGCCGTTGATTTGAAACCCCGCGTGGCAGAAGATTCTCTCAAAACCGAAGTGAATGAAAATTTCAAACAGGTGACACAGGACCGAAAAGACTCCCTGCCGGACGCCAAAGTCAGAGACCATTCCGAAAAGAATCTGGCGGACAAGGTCGAGATCAAAACCGACGCCAAACCTGATGCTAATACCGACTCTCCCGAACAGCAGAAAACTGAATCCGATGAGCACTGGACCAACCTGCTTGGCAAAGTCAACGACGATGGTTCTCACTCTGCACAAGGCAAAGTACAGACCAAAACCGAAGATACGACCCAAACTCTCAAGACAGGGTTGACCACCACGACCGAGACCGGAACCAAAACCAAGGCATGGGAAAAAGTTTCCGCCCCCAAGGTCATGAAGCAGGTGGACAATGCCTTCATCAAAACTTTGAATAATGGTGGCAAGCAGCTCACTCTGCAACTCACACCTGAGAACCTCGGCAAGCTCTCCATTGTGCTTCAGGTCAATGGCAAGGAAGTAAGCGCAAGCATCCGAGCAGAGAGTCCTGAAGCGGCTAAGATTATCAATGAAAATATAGATATCATTAAGAATTCTTTAGAAAATCAAGGACTGAAAGTTGAGAAACTCGACGTCCAAACCGGGCTCGCCAACAATCAGGATGCCCATGATTGGTTCGGACAGGAACAACATAATATGGCCCGCGATCAAGAAGCCATGGTAGCCATGCGCAACCATATGAAGAACATGCGCAACGGCGATGGCGGCATGGTGGCCCGAGACCTGCAACTACTCCGTGAGCAGGCAATTAATGCCGCACATGGGTTACACGTTATTGCGTAG
- a CDS encoding glycosyltransferase family 9 protein, with the protein MADKKPILILQMQRMGDLILSYPLMLWLARSYPGHPIFVAAEETFYAPLMKLSPAVTYFPWSGLHVLKRHSFELVLNLSIQEKAAILAGELSAEHKLGPVQSADGSHFVHGDWQLYRTSLVKNNLYNRYHWAELNALDVVPYASIKATRFSMPRTLADGHKVGLFLGASDAAKRPSATFWAALVDELHGRNLRPVLFGGPAEKELGLKVVSLAKGPALNLCGTLGLDEFSVVGQTLGLFITPDTGPMHLAAWSGLKCLNLSMGNVNPWETGPYSPGHYVLRADMDCAKGCWQCTRDRLYCRDAFKPGRVAALAVRILAGDNSTKLAKLDLPGLTLFQTGKSVLGLYQIKRLDPAPPDAERLLARFWQQYFGYEFGLWEPSVLSNTWTDLTESAEKEAEALLSHIPEMGRQFKHGLKSGAILDESFWAASPAVVKPLTGYAHMYLENNDYSRPAWGRVLTLLEKLITACR; encoded by the coding sequence ATGGCGGATAAAAAACCGATTCTCATACTCCAAATGCAGCGAATGGGGGATCTCATTCTCTCATATCCGCTCATGCTCTGGCTCGCCAGAAGCTATCCCGGCCATCCTATTTTTGTCGCGGCTGAGGAGACCTTCTACGCCCCCCTCATGAAGCTCTCACCGGCTGTCACATATTTCCCATGGTCCGGCCTGCATGTCCTCAAACGTCATTCCTTCGAACTCGTTCTCAATCTATCCATTCAAGAAAAAGCCGCTATTCTGGCAGGTGAACTCTCAGCTGAGCATAAACTCGGTCCGGTTCAATCTGCCGACGGCTCCCACTTTGTTCATGGAGACTGGCAACTTTACCGAACATCACTCGTAAAAAACAATCTGTACAACCGGTATCATTGGGCGGAACTCAACGCTCTTGATGTTGTACCGTATGCAAGCATCAAAGCCACCCGATTCAGTATGCCCCGCACTCTTGCGGATGGACACAAAGTCGGTCTTTTCCTGGGTGCAAGCGATGCTGCAAAACGCCCTTCCGCCACCTTTTGGGCTGCACTGGTTGATGAACTGCATGGTCGCAATCTGCGCCCCGTTCTCTTTGGCGGTCCGGCAGAAAAAGAATTGGGACTCAAAGTCGTCTCACTCGCGAAAGGCCCAGCCCTGAATCTGTGCGGAACCCTTGGGCTCGATGAATTCAGTGTTGTAGGACAAACGCTGGGGTTATTCATCACTCCAGATACCGGTCCCATGCATCTGGCGGCATGGTCCGGCTTGAAGTGCCTAAATTTGTCCATGGGGAACGTAAACCCATGGGAAACCGGCCCATACTCACCCGGCCACTACGTACTCCGTGCAGATATGGATTGTGCCAAAGGATGTTGGCAGTGTACCCGTGATCGGCTCTACTGCCGCGACGCATTCAAACCCGGACGCGTGGCCGCACTTGCCGTACGCATATTGGCCGGAGACAATTCAACCAAACTCGCAAAATTGGACCTGCCAGGACTGACTCTCTTCCAAACAGGAAAATCCGTCCTCGGTCTCTACCAGATAAAGAGACTTGACCCAGCACCACCAGATGCCGAAAGACTCCTCGCACGCTTCTGGCAACAATACTTCGGGTACGAATTCGGCCTGTGGGAACCTTCAGTGCTTTCAAATACATGGACTGACCTTACCGAATCTGCCGAAAAAGAAGCGGAAGCATTACTCTCACATATCCCGGAAATGGGCCGCCAGTTCAAACATGGGTTGAAAAGTGGCGCAATTCTCGACGAATCCTTCTGGGCAGCCAGCCCCGCCGTTGTCAAACCACTCACCGGGTATGCCCACATGTACCTTGAGAACAACGATTACTCCCGTCCAGCATGGGGCAGAGTTCTCACGCTTCTGGAAAAATTGATTACAGCCTGCCGATAA